The Nitrospira defluvii nucleotide sequence TCTGTCCTGTCTCTTCTTCATGTTTGCGCTTAACAGCGTCATGATGAAGGGGGCCAAGCAAATGGGCCCGATTGAGTGGGGTAAGATCTCCGCTCGATCACAGTATGCGCTCATCATGCTTGCCACGGCATTTACGTGGATGATGGGTTTGATGGGCTATATCAGATCGTCTGTCAGGCTCTTCTGGCACGTCAACGAAATCATGCGTGATAATTCACCATGGGCCTACACACACACGGTTGGCTTTGCGGCGAACATGATTTCTGCGAACGTGTTGTTCTTTTGGATCAGCATCATGTTTGTGTTTTGGTTGGGTGCCCTGGCCGCGAAAAAAGCGCCAGTGGAGGCGAAGGCTGCTGTCCCTGGCCGCGCTACGGCGCCGGCAGTTGGTCACTAATCAAAGCACAGAAAATGAATCAATGAGGGAAGGCCTCCGTGTTGCTTGGCTAACCGGAGCCTTCCCCTCCTGCAGGAGGTTTGAGCTGTGATTGAACTCATTAAATCGGCCTTGTCGATGGGCTGGCCAGCATTGGGCCTGTTAGTCGGCCTAATGTTTTATTTTAAGGCCTCCATCTCGGACCCAGTTGCGAACAAGCGAGCGGTCTTCAAGACATTCATTGGTTTTTGGGGAGCATTGCTCCTCTTTATGGCCATTGCCAACTACAAGATGAACTTTTTCGGTGAATCGAGATTGCTGCCCGTTTCTCTTGTCTTGATCACCTCCATGACGTTCATGATGGCCCTCTACTTTACGAATATCAGCGCCTTGCTGAAAATCGGAGGGTTCATGTTTTTCATCGCGGCGGCCTTGTCTGGATACGGAAACTGGCTGCCTCAGGTGGAAGGTGGTTTTCCTCCCATCGAAGAAAAGAAGGATTTTAGTAACATGCCCCAGACCGAGTTGGCTGACGAAGGTGAAAAAATCATCTTTGGCGGTGTCGGTCAGAATAAGGTCCAGGGAGCCATTGGCAAAGGTCAATGTCCTCTCTGTCATGCCTTCCATAAAGGCATGCTTGGCGAGCGGGCCCCGAACCTCGATGGAATCCCCGAGAGAGCGGAAACGCAAATCAATGACCCTCGCTACCATAAGGGTAACCCAGCTGCTCGCGACAGCAATCAGAAAGAAGCATTTGCAGGGTCTGGTACGGCGGAAAACGGGATTCAGTACATTGCTGAGTCGCACGCTTGCCCTAGCTGCTTTGTCGTGGCTGGTTTTGGCGTGAAGGGAACGAATGATAAAGAAAGCCCAATGCCGGCCATTCACAAGCCTCCAATTTCCCTGAGCCTCCCAGAATTGGCTGCCGTCGATACGTGGCTGTATGTCCGAGAGGGACGCGAAGCCCCTGGGTTTGACGAAATTGTGAAATCTTATGAGAAGTTTATTCCGGAGTCCGACCGCCCGAAGCCACCGACAGAAGGTGACAAGGCAGCTGGGGGTGGTGGAGCAGCCCTGATGGCTGATGGAACGGAGCCAGTCGATCAAATTTTTGCAAAGGGCCAGTGCGTGGCTTGCCACACTATTC carries:
- a CDS encoding nitric oxide reductase, with protein sequence MIELIKSALSMGWPALGLLVGLMFYFKASISDPVANKRAVFKTFIGFWGALLLFMAIANYKMNFFGESRLLPVSLVLITSMTFMMALYFTNISALLKIGGFMFFIAAALSGYGNWLPQVEGGFPPIEEKKDFSNMPQTELADEGEKIIFGGVGQNKVQGAIGKGQCPLCHAFHKGMLGERAPNLDGIPERAETQINDPRYHKGNPAARDSNQKEAFAGSGTAENGIQYIAESHACPSCFVVAGFGVKGTNDKESPMPAIHKPPISLSLPELAAVDTWLYVREGREAPGFDEIVKSYEKFIPESDRPKPPTEGDKAAGGGGAALMADGTEPVDQIFAKGQCVACHTIPGIAGATGTIGPKLVEGTNAPLRIKDKDYKGKAKSVPDYIMESIVEPSAYVVKGFPDNTMPKVFGQKLSAGALKKLVDYLSQVQEGKEPPKAS